The DNA segment GCAAGGGGCTCTCCGTCCAAGACCTTCTGCCGCACGGCGCCGCCGGGCCGCACACATGGGAGCCCACGCCCGAGAACCTCAAGCTCGAAGGCATCGACTTCTCGCACCGCTATGCCGAGGACATCGCGCTCTTCGCGAGGATGGGCTTCACGACCTTCCGATTCTCGATCGCATGGAGCCGCATCTTCCCGAACGGCGACGACGCCGTTCCCAACGAAGCGGGCCTCGCGTTCTACGACCGCGTGCTCGACGAGCTCGAGCGCCACGGCATCGAGCCGGTCGTGACGATGTCGCACGACGAGACCCCGCTCGCCCTCGCAGAGCACTTCGACGGCTGGCGCAGCCGACGGCTCATCGGGCTCTTCGAGCGCTACGCGCGCGTGCTGTTCGACCGGTACGGCCCGCGGGTGAGGTACTGGCTGGCGTTCAACGAGATCGACTCGCTCGCGCGCGCACCGCTCGCGGGCGGAGGCATCCTGACCCCCGCAAGAACCTCACGACGGCCGACCTCTCCCAGGCGATGCACCACAAGCTCGTCGCGAGCGCGCGAGTCACGAGACTCGCACGCGAGACGCTGCCGCATGCCCGACTGGGCTGCGCGCTCCTCGCAGCGCCGACCTACCCGCTGACGCCCAAGCCCTCGGACCTGCTCGCCGTCATGGACGCCGAGCACGCGAACCTCGGGCTCGCCGACGTGCAGGTGCGCGGACGGTATCCGGGCTCCCTCTTGCGCTCGCTGCGCGATCAGGGCGTCGAGCTCGACATCACCGACGAAGACCGCGAGCTCCTCGCGAGCACGGTGGACTTCGTCGCGGTCGGATACTCCACGAGCGCCTGCGCGTCGAGCGATCCCGAGATCGCCGCGGGCGGCGGCAGCCTCACGGAGGCCATCCCGAACCCGACGCTCGAGACGGACGAGCGGGGACGACAGACCGATCCCGTCGGGCTTCGCCTCGTGCTCAACCGCCTGTGGGACCGCTGGCAGAAACCGCTGTTCGTCGTCGGGCGGTGGCTCGACGCGACCGACGAGCTCGTCGAGGTCGACGGCGTGAAAACCGTCGTCGACGACGCCCGCATCGCCGGCCTCAACGATCACCTCGTCCAGGTGGGTGAGGCCGTCGCCGACGGCGTCGACGTGCTCGGCTATGCGAGCTCGGGGTGCATCGACCTCGTGAGCGCGTCGACGGGCCGGATGAGCACGAGGACCGGTTTCGTCTACGTCGATCGCGACGACGACGGGTCGGGCACGTTCGAGCGCTACCCCAAGAAGTCCTTCGACTGGTACGCCGAGGTGATCCGCACGAACGGCGGCTCGCTCGAGGAATGGCCGGCGGAGCGGCTCATCGAGGCGGGCTGAGCGCGACGCCGACGCCGACCCGAACCGCCGCCGCCGCCGCCGCCGCCGCTAGCGTTGAGGACATGACCCGACCGCGCATCGCCTTCCTCGACGTCGACGGCACGATCCTCGAGCACGGCGACGTCGTCGCCCCCTCGACCGTGGCGGCTGTGCGCGCCGCCCGTTCGAACGGGCACCTCGTGTGGCTCTGCACGGGGCGCTCGGCCGGCGACCTTCACCCCGCGGTCGTCGAGATCGGCTTCGACGGCGCGATCACGAACGGCGGGGCGTTCGCGACGGTCGGCATCGGAAAGGGCGCGGAGCGCGTCGTGTCGCACCGGATGTCCCGCGCCGACGTCGACCGGCTGCTCGCCTACTTCGGCGAGCACGGCATCCACTTCTTCCTGCAGAGCGATGCGGCGGTGTTCGCGAGCCCAGGCGTCGCGGCCCTCACCGACGAGTACTTCCGCCGCATGCGCGAAGCGCACGCGGCCGACCTCGAAGCGCTCGGGATCTCTGCGGCCGAGTCCGGAAGCCGGCCCGCCCGCGAGCCGATGCTCCGTCATCGTCCGCTCGCCGAGGCCGACCTCGACGACATCGCGAAGGCGGTCTTCATCAGCCCGGCCGACGAGGGGCTCGCACGCGCGCAGGCCGATCTCGGCGACCGGTTCCACGTCATCCCCGGGTCGATCCCGATGCCGGGCGGCTCGAACGGCGAGATCGGCTTGAACGGAGTCGACAAGGGCACGGCGATCGTCGAGGTGCTCGTGTCCCTCGGTCTCGACGCTGCCGATGCGATCGGCATCGGCGACAGCTGGAACGACGTCGGCATGTTCGCCGTCGTCGGCACGCCGATCGCGATGGGCAACGCCGACCTCGAACTGCAGACGATCGCCGGCGAAGTCACGACGAGCGTGCTCGACGACGGCATCTGGAACGCGTTCGTCCGCCACGGACTGATCCGGGCGGACGAACGGGAGAGCTGAGGTTCGGATGCCTCGCTACGCGCGCACCTCGTAGGTGAGGCAGTCAGCACCCGTCGAGCCGCCGATGCGCACCGACGCGGCGCCGCACTCGAGGTGGTCGTTGAAGATGCACTCGGCGCGCTGGCAGGCGCCGACGTGGGTGACGACCTTGTCGAGGCCGCCCTTGGAGCCGAGCGGGATGAAGGTCGCGCACTCGGCGTCGCCGACGGATCCGGCGATCGTGACGGCTGCGGCGTGGCAGTGCGAGTGGTCGTTGTAGGAACAGCCGGCGACCGAGCACTCGGCGACGGCGGGCAGTTCGTCGAGCGTCATGCTCATGATAGGCCTCCCGTGGATCAGACGTTGGTCGGACGTGGTGCGGTGTGTTCTGAGCCCGATGCTACGCCCGGATTCCGCCGTCGTATAGCAAGGCGAGCCTTGCCTTTTCCCAGATCAGACGCGGTTTTCAGGTTAGGCTAGCCTCACCTCGGTCACCACCCCCAAGGCCCGCCGACCCACCCCACGGGCCTGCCGACCCACCCGGGGTTTGTCGGACATCCTCCCGTTTGTCGGACATGAGCGCGCGACCATGTCCGACAAAGGCACGGTTGTCCGACAAACACAGCGCACTTCGCGACCACAAGTGCCCACTGCTGGAAGGGAGCCGGGCGGACGCGCCGCATCCGCGGCAGGATGGGCGCATGGACGCCCGTCAGGCCCTCGAAGAGATCGCGACACTCCTCGAGCGCGAGCTCGCGAACCCCTTCAAGGCGCGCGCGTTCCGCAAGGCCGCCGCGGCGATCGAGCCGTTCGACGACGCCGAGCTCGCGGCGCGCATCGCCGACGGCAGGCTCAAGCGCACCCCGGGCGTGGGCGACACGACGTACGCGGTCATCGTCGAGGCATCCGAAGGGCGGACGCCCGCGTACCTCGCCGACCTGCGGAAGCAGGCCGGGCTCACCCCCGACGGCGCGGGCGCCGAACGCACTGGCCTCTTCGCGGCGGCCCGCGGCGACCTGCACAGCCACACCGACTGGTCGGACGGGACGACGTCGATCGCGACGATGGCGCGCGCTGCAGCCGACCTCGGGCTCGAGTACCTCGTCGTGAGCGACCACTCGCCGCGCCTCACGGTCGCGAACGGTCTCACGGCCGAGCGGCTCGCGGCGCAGCTCGAGATCGTCGAGGCGCTCGACGCGCTGCACGATTCAGCGGACGGCGCGCTCGGCATCCGCCTGCTGCCGGGCATCGAGGTCGACATCAACGCCGACGGCACGCTCGACCAGACGCCGGAGATGCTGGATCGTCTGGCGGTCGTCGTCGCGAGCGTGCACTCCAAGCTGCGCGCGCCGAAAGACGAGATGACCGAGCGGATGCTCCGTGCCGTCGCGAATCCGTACACGAACGTGCTCGCGCACTGCACCGGGCGCCTGGTGGCAGGCAATCGGGGCACGCGCCCGCCGTCGGAGTTCGACGCCGAACGTGTCTTCGCGGCGTGCGCCGAGCGCGACGTCGCCGTCGAGATCAACTCCCGGCCCGAACGCCAGGACCCGCCCGACGAGCTCATCGCCCTCGCGCTCGCGGCGGGCTGCCGCTTCTCGATCGACTCCGACGCGCACGCGCCCGGCCACTTCGCGTTCCTCGGGCTCGGCGCCGAGCGCGCTGCGCGCGCGGGCATCCCCGCGGAGCGCATCGTGACGACATGGGAGCTGCCGAGGCTCCTGGAGTGGTCGCACGCGAAGCGGTGACCGGGCACGCGCCGGATGGGA comes from the Agromyces protaetiae genome and includes:
- a CDS encoding Cof-type HAD-IIB family hydrolase; protein product: MTRPRIAFLDVDGTILEHGDVVAPSTVAAVRAARSNGHLVWLCTGRSAGDLHPAVVEIGFDGAITNGGAFATVGIGKGAERVVSHRMSRADVDRLLAYFGEHGIHFFLQSDAAVFASPGVAALTDEYFRRMREAHAADLEALGISAAESGSRPAREPMLRHRPLAEADLDDIAKAVFISPADEGLARAQADLGDRFHVIPGSIPMPGGSNGEIGLNGVDKGTAIVEVLVSLGLDAADAIGIGDSWNDVGMFAVVGTPIAMGNADLELQTIAGEVTTSVLDDGIWNAFVRHGLIRADERES
- a CDS encoding DUF1540 domain-containing protein; the encoded protein is MSMTLDELPAVAECSVAGCSYNDHSHCHAAAVTIAGSVGDAECATFIPLGSKGGLDKVVTHVGACQRAECIFNDHLECGAASVRIGGSTGADCLTYEVRA
- a CDS encoding PHP domain-containing protein, translating into MDARQALEEIATLLERELANPFKARAFRKAAAAIEPFDDAELAARIADGRLKRTPGVGDTTYAVIVEASEGRTPAYLADLRKQAGLTPDGAGAERTGLFAAARGDLHSHTDWSDGTTSIATMARAAADLGLEYLVVSDHSPRLTVANGLTAERLAAQLEIVEALDALHDSADGALGIRLLPGIEVDINADGTLDQTPEMLDRLAVVVASVHSKLRAPKDEMTERMLRAVANPYTNVLAHCTGRLVAGNRGTRPPSEFDAERVFAACAERDVAVEINSRPERQDPPDELIALALAAGCRFSIDSDAHAPGHFAFLGLGAERAARAGIPAERIVTTWELPRLLEWSHAKR